The sequence below is a genomic window from Nicotiana tomentosiformis chromosome 6, ASM39032v3, whole genome shotgun sequence.
GGTTGAAGCTAGAACAAGAattgaaagagagttggacatcgtagttcaatcacaaccaatagagatggcaggtaatgaagggTGCGCGGTGGGTCTATCTCATAAAGACCCgtagaggcacattcagaacttcctaGAAATCACAGACACTTataattatccgaacgtttccaaggactatgtcaggctaacactatttcccttttcactactaggggaagctaaggaatggttgcaaaaagagcccgcaaactcaatccacaattggaatgatctagcaaggaaattcttaatcaagttttttcccactaagaagacaaagtcgctgaggagccagaTTATTGGGTTTCAACAGTGAGATGGCGAGACTCTTCGTCAaccttgggaaagatacaagaagctactcagagattGACCACACCATTGTCAGACTGGTGAGGTGTTGGGTCACACTTTCGTTGATGGGTTGGatgaggcatcaaagatgaatcttgactcagcatgtgggggtagttgcatggaaAGACCATATAGTGAGATCCATATCCTGCTAaacaatttcactgctaatgataataattggcaaggagatggggaatcACGAAGAGCACTTAAACAAAAGGCAGCAGGTGTGATcgagcttgatgatttctcagccATGAGGGTAGATATAGCGAGATTAGCAACTCAGATGAATAAGATGACAATGCACCAAGCACAACAGATGCAGCATGTGCAACAGATGTCTACTTGCTGCGAGTTATGTGGTGAAGATCACACAAGTGGGGCAACAAGGTAGAGGGCCGATGAATCAAAATGCTCAATATAGTAACACATACAATccgaactggaggaatcatcctaacttctcttggggtggaaatcAGAACATCAGGCCTCAAGCGAATTATAATCATCCACCTCAACCTCTACAGTAATTAGAAAAGAGTTTGACTGACATGATGAAAAAACTCTTGCTAGACAATCAGAAAGTTATGGCTGAGAATCAACAATTGCGCACAGAGTTCAgaaatctagagaggcagtttggCCAAATGGCTAACAATAAGAATATTAGACCTGTTGGAGCTCTCCCAAGTGATACAGAGAAAAATCCTCAAGTCAATGCAGCGACGTTGAGAAATGGAAGAGAGTTAGTAGAAGTGCCTAAAAATAAAAGGAGCAGTCTGGGTTCGAAGAAGAAAGAGTGCCACAACCCGTAGAGGCAGATGACACAAACAAAATAGAGTCTGAGCAAATATCAGAGAGGGTGTCACCTCCTTTTCCTCAAAGACAGGGGAAGAAGAATGATGACCACATGTTTCACAAATTTTTAGATAAGCTGAAGCAGATACACTTGAACATCGCTTTGATGGACATGCTCCGTGAGGTcccaaaatatgcaaaatatattAAGGATATAGTGGAAAATAAGAGGAGGTTAACTGAATTTGAGACCgatgcacttactgaggagtgcacttccagGATTCAACATAAGCTTCCACAAAAGCGTAAGGATTCAGGTAGTTTTACTATCCCCGTGAGGATTGGTGAAATTGATGTGGGTAGagcattgtgtgatttgggtggaAGTATCAATCTGATGCCGTTGTCAGTGTTCAAACAATTGGGATTAGTAGCTTCGAGACCCACCACAGTGCTGCTACAGTTATCTGACAGATCTTATGTTTATCCTGAGGGGGTAATTGCGGACGTCTTGCTGCATATTGGGAAGTTTATTTTCCCTGCAGATTTTATCATCCTGGACTACGAGGTTGATGAGTTAGTTCCTATCATCTTGGAACGACCTCTTTTGGCCACTGGAGATGCCATTATCAAAGTCCGAGAAGGTAAGATGATCCTGAGGGTGGACAATGAAGAAGCGGTCTTTAATGTATATCGAGCCATTCAGTTGCCTCGTCATTACAAGGACCTGGCCATGATTTCTGTGGTGAAGATAAATGCACCAGCCATAGAGGCAAGTGCATTTAAAGAATATGCACTAGAAAAGACATTGATGTTGTTCAATCACTTGGAATTGGAAGAAGAAGTTGAGGAGCTGTTGAAAATTTTGGATGCATCTTGTGAACACATAAGAGAAAGATCCCAGTTTGAGCCTCTGGATAGGGTAATTGGCTTGCCCTCTAGACCCTCAGTTGAGGAGGCTCCAAAACTGGAACTTAAACCCTTAACACCTCATCTTCATTATGCATATTTGGGTAGTTCTAACACTTTACCTGTGATTGTTTCTTCTCatttgtctaaattacaggaagaaaagctcttAAGGGTGCTGAGGGAGCACAAACATGCCATTggttggacaatgtctgacataaaGGGTATTAGCCCTGCATTCTTCATACACAAAATACTCATGGAGGAGGGATACAAGCCTAGCTTGGAACATCAACAACGCCTAAATCCAATCATAAAAGAGGtagtaagaaaagaagtgattaagtggctcgaCACAGGTATAGTATTTCCCATCTCCGATAGTAAGTGGGTTAGCCCTATTCAATGTGTACCTAAAAAGGGGATATGACTGTTGTAGTTAATGAACAAAATGAATTAATCCCAACTAGGACTGTGACTGGTTGGCGAATATGCATAAATTATAGGAAGTTGAATAATGCTACACGAAAAGATCACTTCCCCCTCcccttcattgatcaaatgcttgacaggTTAGCCGGAAAGGAatactattgtttccttgatggctattcggggtataatcatattgctattgccccggaagatcaagGAAATACCACTTTTACATGCCCTTATGGCACTTATGCATTTAAGAGAATGCCATTCGGgttgtgtaatgcacctgcgacttttcaaaggtgtatgatggctattttcaccgatatggtggaacgGTTTGTGGAggtttttatggatgatttttctgtgtttggtccTTCTTTTGATGAATGCTTGACCAATCTTGCTAAAGTGCTTGCCAGGTGTGAGGAGACTAATTTGGTactgaattgggaaaagtgccattttatggtacgtgaaggtatagtgctggggcacaaggtgtccaaagATAGACTGGAAGTTGACAAAGCTAAGGTGGAAGCAATTGAAAAGTTGCCACAACCGATTTTAGTGAAAGGAGTTAGGATTTTTCTGggacatgcaggtttttatctCTGATTTATAAAAGATATctcaaaaatttcttctcctttttgCAGGTTCTTAGAGAAGGATGTGCCGTTCAAGTTTGATGATACTTGTCTGAAAGCATTCGAGGAGCTGAAAAAGAAATTAGTGAGTTCACCAATCATAGTGGCTCCTGATTGGAAAGAgccatttgagctgatgtgtgatgctagtgatggtGCAATTGGGGCCGTGTTGGGCCAGAGGCAGAGCAAAATTTTTCACTCCATTTACTACGCAAGAAAGACTCTTACTCCTGCTCAAATAAATTATATTATGacagaaaaggagttgcttgctgtAGTGTGGGCGTTTGATAAATTTCGAaaagaaagatgctaaaccaaaGCTAATCCGTTGGATTTTACTCTTGCAGGCATTTGATTTGGAGATCGGAGACTGTaaaggaacagagaatcaagtggctgatcacttatcCAAGTTAGAAACTCAGAATCATGTAGCTGAGGGAGATGTTATCAAGGAAACATTCCCGGATGAGCAATTGTTGGCCATTACTactggggaggtgccatggtatgCAAATTTGGTGAACTATCTGGCAAGTGGAGAGATGCCGCCTTATCTTGAACCTTATGCTAAAAGGAAGTTCTTGCGAGATGTGAAGGTAGCCTATGAATTTTTCTATAAAACTCCAATCGGACTGCCTATAAAACTCCAATCGGATTCTCCCCTTACAAGCTAGTTTATGGGAAGGTAGCctatgaatttttctactattttgaaCCCAAAATattaatttgttgataaaaacaataatagattcgtgtaatttaaccaaaactgagttagaatcacttaccccaatccatatggtgaaaatcgcctaaaacatcgcttcaatccgagctccatagctccaaatgtgttaaaatggccgaaacctcgaaatatatctTTTTTCCAGGcatttattcttcgcgatcgtgaagcactaAAATTTTCAGCcctaaaattgctcttcgcgatcgcggtaaatgcttcgcgatcgcgaagaacaaactcctcAACTCTTccggacagcctctagtataatggtcataacattgtgtacataactccaaatttcgattggtttaactttctgaaaactagacaccaagggctataacttttatttgtttcgaaactcccaattccttatatattgttaGATATAATCCtacaaagtcagccctgtgcaatagagatttccaaattCTTCCCAGACAGCTTATAGTttatccaccataaccttttataaacaactccaaatgacatatGGTTtatatttctgaaaactagacatcaagggctacaacttttattttttggatcatctccaaattccttatagattgcgagatataatctTCGAAAATTGGCTCAGTGCAGCaaagattttgttctacgcgatcgcgaaagagcttccgcgatcgcgattcacaaggttccaaactgttgtttgctcttcgcgaacgcgacccaatgttcgtgatcgcgatgcacacctctgtaggcagaaaccagctaaaaatggcctagaaatggtccgaaaccaccccgaaactcacccgagcctcctcgggacctcaaccaattataccaacaagtcctaaaatatcatacgaactttgtcgaagcctcgaatcacatcaaacaacgctaaaactacgaatcgtacctcaattcaagacaaatgaactttgaactttcaaattctatatcttgtgccgaaatacatcaaatcaatccggaatgattgcaaattttgcacacaagtcataaatgacataacgaagctattccaatttccataatcggattccgacctcgatatcaaaaagtcaacctcccggtcaaactttccaaaaattcaactttcggaatTTCaaacttaattccactacggacctccaaaaaaattttcggacacgctcctaagtaaaaaatcaccatacagagctattggaatcatcagaattaaattccgaggtcgtttacacataagtcgacatccggtcactattttaacttaagctttaaaccttgaaactaagtggtctaattcattccaaacactcaccggacccgaaccaattgctccggcaagtcacacaacaactgtaaagcctaatttgagcagtaaatggggaaacggggttgtaatactcaaaataatcggtcgggtcattacaatatatgataatgaaataagattctcatgctcttggactggtaaaaataacacgccatagtgtaagcatgtgcaaagtctgttatcacacttcaaatcggcgatttaacgcagaaatagtaactaccctgtTTATTcgagggaattagcctctttgtaacctcaaatgtagcccagatagttttcaAAAAAGGTACGAACATAAGAGActttataactttacgcttaacagtaaactctaggcatatcatagcctaagcattctttcaagtaggaatacttgccccgataccCACACATAGGctcaacctcacatatatgtgcactcatagtgtgtagctatcacaaataattaacgcaactagtgcctccactgggCTTTAAATAAAATAGGtacctcaaataggtcgcaaccccaaaacaatatacttctgagaactcccagtctccaaattcatcgaacacatgaatcaccgtaactaatcccaactccagcactaaaatgactaacacatcttccattcacgataatcccatggggaatactttcataattcttcctttccacatagcaataatttgaatatcatcagtctatcaaccaggtgagtactgcaataccgatgaacatctgtaagtcaaaacacaacgtgccttctgaaatgcgaacccttctcaggaattaccaagcagttataacacccatcgaaatatctaaaactgaccacGCTGTCCAttattcgttaccttctcttcaagactgaactgtgaACCtttacatgtaaatcctaatccctcaCAACACACCAcgtctattatgccatcatgtgagaAACACAAGAATCCTATTATCAACATTTagtcaccaacaatttacatacTCTATTAGTTTGAAACcgttctcttgcttctttccatgaggaaatcacaatacacaacacattctccacaccggtagaaaagtatccgattcaaaccatggtagaaaccatcatgaacactttgaaatccatctgcacataaccaagctattagaactaaattcctctaactcgaccaaaccatgtaggtcaccaaaacccaagaatattgccacttatacatttttgaatccattagcaccttctcgagagtcacccattttgctcaaatctgaaaattacaccgcccaaacttgctgaaagacacgtgcctcattagcacaacaacactcaaagaattaactctactttaataccacatatcaaattcatactcagtGCGCACtatatcattcacaaataacaactcactcatcccacgattttcatatactcataagtgcaatataacccgtatccaggaatttccttactagagtcattctcgaactccacctatgcaagtcatcactgattcccaagtaaacctcagaccaaaacaaaCTTTTGACACATAGCCATGAATTAAATTGCCGATAGCAgaatcccccacttggctcaaagccataaatcaaaacattcgATAACTCCCAATAAccatactctcttactgccataatgctgcagtcagttcaatggaaattcttctcaagctcatgcaacactaaccataaaatacctcgatCATCCTCTAAGATCACAATCATTCTCTTGTCACTCAAGTCAAGTTTCTCAGCTAGATTCAATTTCAGATCTCCGCACATATGCcctgctggcagaaaagaaactctccactcctATATAAGGAACATTACCGAACGTATGAATCTAAAAACACTatttacaactgaagctaccgagcttaagatgcggtctaaacctagcctcaCGTCCTCTAgattggcccatcaccaaaacacataatacatatctcgaaccttgttcatagaatcacaagccggcgatgcacagctgacaGTGAGCGGTTATGTACGCATAAGAATACGTgcaaggaattcaaagagttatgtctcaagctgaatcaatctcgcacgataagcaAAGAAATataggaagtatatatcctaaatgccctgtagcctctcgaagataagtatggacgtcatcataccgatccgcaagactctactagacacttgctcatgacttgtagaacctatgaatctagagctctgataccaccttgtcacgacccaaaattcaactagtcatgatggcacctaacccaacccgttaggtaagcaaATTACCAACTATTCAATTACAATGacaattatttaaaagaaaatatctaaaaacaatacattttcccaagaactggtattacaaatcatgagcttctatgaataaagtatataaagcagaaatgaaataaatacatagtctgtttgaataatacataaacagagattttataaatctaaggctaccctgaacaagcggcagctacaataggaatgcaggtacatcttcaaatc
It includes:
- the LOC138894694 gene encoding uncharacterized protein translates to MMKKLLLDNQKVMAENQQLRTEFRNLERQFGQMANNKNIRPVGALPSDTEKNPQVNAATLRNGRELVEVPKNKRSSLDKLKQIHLNIALMDMLREVPKYAKYIKDIVENKRRLTEFETDALTEECTSRIQHKLPQKRKDSGSFTIPVRIGEIDVGRALCDLGGSINLMPLSVFKQLGLVASRPTTVLLQLSDRSYVYPEGVIADVLLHIGKFIFPADFIILDYEVDELVPIILERPLLATGDAIIKVREGKMILRVDNEEAVFNVYRAIQLPRHYKDLAMISVVKINAPAIEASAFKEYALEKTLMLFNHLELEEEVEELLKILDASCEHIRERSQFEPLDRVIGLPSRPSVEEAPKLELKPLTPHLHYAYLGSSNTLPVIVSSHLSKLQEEKLLRVLREHKHAIGWTMSDIKGISPAFFIHKILMEEGYKPSLEHQQRLNPIIKEVVRKEVIKWLDTVNEQNELIPTRTVTGWRICINYRKLNNATRKDHFPLPFIDQMLDRLAGKEYYCFLDGYSGYNHIAIAPEDQGNTTFTCPYGTYAFKRMPFGLCNAPATFQRCMMAIFTDMVERFVEVFMDDFSVFGPSFDECLTNLAKVLARCEETNLVLNWEKCHFMVREGIVLGHKVSKDRLEVDKAKVEAIEKFLEKDVPFKFDDTCLKAFEELKKKLVSSPIIVAPDWKEPFELMCDASDGAIGAVLGQRQSKIFHSIYYARKTLTPAQINYIMTEKELLAAFDLEIGDCKGTENQVADHLSKLETQNHVAEGDVIKETFPDEQLLAITTGEVPWYANLVNYLASGEMPPYLEPYAKRKFLRDVKVAYEFFYKTPIGLPIKLQSDSPLTS